The Fusarium oxysporum Fo47 chromosome II, complete sequence genome includes a region encoding these proteins:
- a CDS encoding chalcone-flavanone isomerase-domain-containing protein, whose translation MLRPSTLRPALRASAHTRCAIARTTRRTLFSQRSNRLTDDLDVNQLNSKRRDYEQNRTAFLAAGAIAGIVSFVYTAWKLKKAIEAQGEKEKAAIKCDTEVPTEIFKTEAGEKRKVVIHDEDGNEVVPTGNKTVKLFPRRLEVEDAGAAGDVAGPIAAAVTDKHGTEFTLVGLGTRTVTFLGIEVYVVGFYVATQDIEKLQRYLVKKINPLATTLIPSEKEDLRKALQDPVEGEETWNSILKDAGCRSAFRITPVRDTDFPHMRDGLVRAIQARSSHNPEYNDETFGHAMRHFKILFQRGLVAKKNELLLVRDAAGKLTITYTDGTRKESVKSTLGTIEDERLSRLLWLNYLSGKKVASEEARKNIINGVMEFVERPVGTVATQVL comes from the coding sequence ATGCTCCGTCCCTCAACTCTCCGCCCTGCGCTTCGCGCATCAGCCCACACAAGATGCGCCATCGCTCGAACAACCCGACGGACTCTTTTCTCCCAGCGATCGAACCGTCTGACCGATGACCTCGATGTTAATCAGCTCAATTCTAAGCGACGAGATTACGAACAGAACCGCACTGCTTTTCTAGCTGCTGGTGCCATTGCCGGTATCGTTTCCTTTGTCTACACAGCATGGAAATTGAAGAAGGCCATTGAAGCCCAAGGGGAAAAAGAGAAGGCTGCTATCAAATGCGACACGGAAGTTCCGACAGAAATTTTCAAGACCGAGGCGGGCGAGAAGCGAAAAGTGGTTATTCACGACGAAGATGGAAATGAGGTTGTTCCTACAGGCAACAAGACCGTCAAATTGTTCCCTCGAAGATTAGAAGTTGAGGATGCCGGAGCAGCAGGCGACGTTGCTGGCCCAATTGCTGCCGCTGTAACGGACAAGCATGGTACAGAGTTCACACTGGTTGGACTGGGAACAAGGACAGTGACCTTCCTTGGCATCGAGGTGTACGTGGTGGGCTTCTATGTTGCTACCCAGGATATCGAGAAGCTCCAGCGATATCTGGTCAAGAAGATTAACCCTCTAGCCACAACACTGATTCCTtctgagaaggaggatctGCGCAAGGCTCTCCAGGATCCTGTCGAGGGTGAAGAGACATGGAACTCGATTCTCAAGGACGCTGGATGCCGCTCAGCATTCCGAATCACCCCTGTTCGAGATACTGACTTCCCTCATATGCGCGACGGCCTTGTGAGGGCTATTCAAGCTCGCTCATCACATAACCCGGAGTATAATGATGAGACATTTGGACATGCCATGAGACATTTCAAGATCCTGTTCCAACGTGGTCTGGTAGCAAAGAAGAACGAACTGCTTCTTGTTCGAGATGCTGCTGGAAAGTTGACCATCACTTATACTGATGGCACTCGTAAGGAGTCTGTCAAGTCCACACTGGGAACCATTGAGGACGAGCGACTTTCAAGGCTGCTGTGGCTCAACTACCTCTCTGGTAAGAAGGTTGCGTCAGAGGAGGCCAGGAAGAACATCATCAATGGCGTCATGGAATTTGTCGAAAGACCTGTTGGTACTGTTGCCACCCAGGTCTTGTGA
- a CDS encoding peptidyl-tRNA hydrolase, protein MFNPRFLVVSLGNPLPKYESLHSAGHFALNGLAQVLRQPSFREVTFGNQTCLVSQGPKYTLVQSPTLMNVSGRFVAKAWKEMTNQHDPSSLSLVIVHDELEKDLGIVRLTAWDRSHKGHNGIKSVKGSLSQNKYPTSPFVRIAVGIGRPAERDPETVSRYVLDRISSDKRRILEEEAPWKVAECLVELEKEWKAELKT, encoded by the coding sequence ATGTTTAATCCTCGCTTTCTCGTTGTCAGTCTGGGCAATCCCTTGCCCAAATACGAAAGTCTACATTCTGCCGGTCATTTCGCTCTCAATGGCCTTGCTCAAGTCTTGCGTCAACCCTCGTTTCGAGAGGTGACTTTCGGAAATCAGACATGCCTGGTATCTCAAGGCCCAAAATACACCCTGGTTCAATCGCCTACTCTGATGAACGTCTCTGGACGTTTTGTTGCAAAGGCGTGGAAAGAAATGACCAATCAACATGACCCCTCATCACTCAGTCTAGTGATTGTTCACGATGAACTCGAAAAGGACTTGGGCATTGTGCGGCTCACGGCGTGGGACCGAAGTCACAAAGGTCACAATGGCATCAAAAGTGTCAAGGGATCTCTTTCGCAAAATAAATACCCAACGTCGCCATTTGTACGAATTGCTGTTGGGATTGGACGACCAGCGGAGAGGGACCCGGAGACCGTTAGCCGTTACGTTCTTGATCGGATATCAAGCGACAAAAGGAGAATTCTAGAAGAGGAAGCACCATGGAAAGTTGCCGAGTGCCTTGTTGAGCTGGAAAAAGAATGGAAGGCTGAGCTCAAGACATGA
- a CDS encoding ammonium transporter AmtB-like domain-containing protein, whose protein sequence is MTTPYNGTTDHADYGYSTHVHDLNIFYDTGNLTFLAVSAVLVLLMIPGVGFFYSGLARRKSALTLILLSMISVAVISFQWFFWGYSLTFSRTGNSFLGDLTQFGLMDTLAQPNGSSALPDILFCLYQGMFAAITPALAIGAVADRGRILPAIVFMFLWSTIVYDPIAYWTWNANGWLFNLPSYDFAGGGPVHVSSGTCALAYSLMLGKRTGYSNNNGLPYRPHNVTHVVLGTVFLWVGWFGFNGGSALAMNIRAVMACYVTNLAASCGAIAWILLDYRLEKKWSTIGFCSGAISGLVAITPAAGFVKPWAAVIIGICGGVFCNFATKVKFLINVDDSLDIFAIHGIGGMVGNILTGIFGTKTIAALDGGEYDPIGWVDGHFVQLGYQIAGTLAVFAWSFTLTCILLFLLNLIPGLSLRVSAEEEELGTDDGQLGEFAYDYVEMTRHMADSTHPHSDASARTSQEKV, encoded by the exons ATGACAACTCCTTACAATGGCACCACTGATCATGCCGACTATGGCTACTCAACCCATGTGCATGATCTTAACATCTTCTACGAC ACGGGCAATTTGACATTCCTCGCCGTCAGCGCCGTGCTTGTCCTTCTCATGATTCCCGGCGTCGGCTTCTTCTACAGTGGTCTCGCCCGTCGCAAGTCTGCTTTGACGCTCATTCTGTTGTCGATGATATCAGTTGCGGTCATCAGCTTTCAGTGGTTCTTCTGGGGATactccttgaccttctcacGAACTGGAAACTCCTTCCTCGGCGACTTGACCCAGTTTGGTCTTATGGACACCCTCGCTCAACCCAATGGCTCTTCCGCTCTCCCTGATATTCTCTTTTGTCTGTACCAGGGCATGTTCGCTGCCATTAC TCCTGCTCTTGCAATCGGTGCCGTTGCTGATCGAGGTCGTATCCTCCccgccatcgtcttcatgTTCCTTTGGTCCACCATCGTCTACGACCCCATCGCCTACTGGACCTGGAACGCCAATGGCtggctcttcaaccttccCAGCTACGACTTTGCTGGAGGCGGTCCCGTTCACGTTTCCTCGGGAACCTGCGCGCTAGCCTACTCCCTCATGCTGGGTAAGCGTACTGGCTACTCCAACAACAACGGTCTTCCTTACCGCCCTCACAACGTCACCCACGTTGTTCTCGGTACGGTCTTCCTCTGGGTCGGCTGGTTCGGTTTCAACGGCGGTTCTGCTCTCGCCATGAACATCCGTGCCGTCATGGCATGCTACGTGACCAACCTGGCTGCATCATGCGGTGCCATTGCCTGGATCCTCCTCGATTACCGtctcgagaagaagtggAGCACTATCGGTTTCTGCTCCGGTGCCATTTCTGGTCTCGTTGCCATCACTCCTGCTGCGGGTTTCGTGAAGCCCTGGGCAGCCGTCATTATCGGAATCTGCGGTGGTGTCTTCTGCAACTTCGCCACCAAGGTCAAGTTCctcatcaacgttgacgaCAGTCTTGATATCTTTGCCATCCACGGTATTGGTGGTATGGTCGGTAACATCCTCACCGGTATCTTTGGAAC CAAAACCATTGCCGCTCTCGACGGTGGAGAGTACGACCCCATTGGTTGGGTTGACGGCCACTTTGTTCAGCTGGGTTACCAAATCGCTGGTACTCTTGCCGTCTTTGCCTGGTCCTTTACTCTTACTTGCATTCTCCTGttccttctcaacctcatcccTGGCCTCTCCCTTCGTGTCTCcgcggaggaggaggagctcggCACTGATGATGGCCAGCTGGGCGAGTTTGCCTATGACTATGTTGAGATGACTCGACACATGGCTGATAGCACACATCCTCATTCTGATGCTAGTGCCCGAACAAGTCAGGAGAAGGTCTAA
- a CDS encoding ribosomal protein L13 domain-containing protein — protein sequence MSSFEQVVVIDGKGHLLGRLASIVAKQLLSGQKIVIVRCEALNISGEFFRAKLKYHAHLRKITRYNPTRGGPFHFRAPSRIFYKAVRGMIPHKTARGAAALERLKVFEGVPPPYDKTKKVVVPQALRVLRLQPGRKFCTVGRLSSEVGWKYEDVVARLEERRKAKGAAFYERKKIAARQLADAKKNASVKEETAKALANYGY from the exons ATGTCGAGCTTCGAGCAAGTT GTCGTCATCGATGGCAAGGGCCATCTCCTTGGCCGACTCGCCTCCATTGTCGCCAAGCAGCTCCTCAGCGGCCAGAAGATCGTTATTGTCCGCTGCGAGGCTCTCAACATCTCTGGCGAGTTCTTCCGTGCGAAGC TCAAGTACCACGCCCACCTCCGAAAGATCACCCGTTACAACCCCACCCGCGGTG GTCCCTTCCACTTCCGCGCTCCCTCCCGAATCTTCTACAAGGCTGTCCGTGGCATGATCCCCCACAAGACCGCCCgtggtgctgctgctctcGAGCGCCTCAAGGTCTTCGAGGGTGTCCCCCCTCCCTacgacaagaccaagaaggtcGTCGTTCCCCAGGCTCTCCGTGTTCTCCGACTCCAGCCCGGCCGCAAGTTCTGCACTGTCGGTCGTCTGTCCAGCGAGGTTGGCTGGAAGTACGAGGACGTCGTTGCTCG ATTGGAGGAGCGAAGAAAGGCCAAGGGCGCTGCTTTCTACGAGCGCAAGAAGATTGCCGCCCGACAACTGGCTGATGCGAAGAAGAACGCTTCTGTCAAGGAGGAGACCGCAAAGGCCCTTGCCAATTACGGCTACTAA
- a CDS encoding thioredoxin-like protein has translation MTQASTKVQQLIDNNSVVVFSKSYCPYCKQTKKTLDELNAEYELLELDEVSDGSALQDALEQISGQRTVPNVYIKQQHIGGNSDVQSLKSGGKLASLLKEAGALKA, from the exons ATGACTCAAGCATCTACCAAGGTTCAGCAGCTCATTGACAACAACTCTGTTG TTGTCTTCTCCAAGTCGTACTGCCCTTACTGCAAGCAGACTAAGAAGACTCTGGATGAGCTCAACGCCGAGTACGAGCTCCTcgagcttgacgaagttT CCGACGGTTCTGCCCTCCAGGACGCTCTTGAGCAAATCTCTGGCCAGCGCACCGTTCCCAATGTCTACATCAAGCAGCAGCACATTGGCGGCAACTCTGACGTTCAGAGCTTAAAGTCTGGTGGAAAGCTTGCTTCTCTGCTCAAGGAGGCCGGTGCCCTGAAGGCGTAA